A region of the Zymomonas mobilis subsp. mobilis ATCC 10988 genome:
GGTAAAGCCTTTCTGCCGCACCGCTTCAACAAGGGCATCCTCCGCCGAAAAAGCTAAAATCCCTAAACTCGCCAAAGTCACTTCATCGGCAATAGAGGGATCATCAGACGGTATTTTTTTATAAACTGGCTCTGGCAATGATACCTCCGAAACCACGCCCAGAAGGTCATTTTCGGCATTAAAAAGCTGCATAACATCGAAATCTTGTGAAGCGTCCATCTTCCGGCCTTAACTGGGTTGTCGTGATGCCCTTTGCAGAAATTCTCTTTACCAAAGGAGAGTCCCCCTTTGGATTTCCATTTCTCAGAAACACCCTAAATATGACATAAATAACATATTTACACAAATAAAAGAAAATTTATAATAAAAAGGGTGATTAGGCTGTTCTTTTTATAAAAAACAGAAACCTTGTTTCGAGCAAAAAAAACTCTGCTAATCAAAAAGATAAGAGCCGCCTCTTGCCCGAACAAAAGGCTATTTATCCTATCCCGCCGAATTCAGTTTTTTCACTGGAAAGCTAGGATGCTTATCCAACCAAGATTGTGCCTCTTTTTTGGCCTCGGCAATCTGGGCAGGGGTCATCATTTTACTTAAAACCTGACAATTATTTTCGGCATTTTTTAGACCCAGACCGGCTGCCAGACTGAACCACATATAGGCATCCACATCATTTCGAGCAGCCCCCTCGCCCAAATGCGCCATTTTACCCAACATAAACAAGGCAACGACATCACCCTGCGCTGCCGCTTTCTGATACCAGAGGACGGCCTCTTTATAATTCTGGGATTTGCCTTTGGCCTGATGGTAAAGGAGGCTTGCCAAATTCAACTGCGCTTTCACAAAGCCTTGATCGGCGGCCTTCTGATACCAAGCCAAAGCGATCTTCTGATCCTGAACAACACCTTGGCCTTTTTCATAAAGATAGGCGATATTATATTCGGCAGCCGGAAATTTCTGATCGGCGGCCTTCTGATACCAAGTCGCAGCAGTCGCCATATCTTGGGTTACGCCCTGCCCCTGACTATACATCACGCCCAAATTATATTCAGCCAAAGCATAGCCTTGGGCAGCCGCTTTTTGATACCAGATAGCGGCTGTTTTATACTCTTGGGCTGTGCCAAGGCCTTGATAATACATATCGCCCAAATTGGTTTGGGCAACTTTGTCGCCTTGCCCTGCCGCACGCTGTAACCAAGTCAAAGCGGCCTGAAAATTCTGGGGGACACCGACACCATATTGATACATGCTGCCCACATTATTTTCAGCCTTCACAAAACCCTGATCGGCGGCTTTCTGATACCATGAAAAAGCGGTTTTATAATTTCTAGCTACGCCCTTTCCCCGTTCATACAATGCCCCCAAATAAAATTGGGCTTCGGCATGACCGAGATCCGCAGCCTTCTGAAAATACTCTCTGGCTTGGCTGTAGCTCTGGGCAACATTATGTCCGTGATAATAGCGAAGACCAGATTCAAAATTGTCATTTGCCTTTTTGACATCTGTCGTTTTCACCGCTGCATAAAGCGGGAAAGATGTCACCGGCGTTAAAGCCACCAATAATGGCAACCAGATATTTTTCTGAAAAAACAAGCTTCTTGTCGTCAGTATCACGGTTACACCCCTATTTTTTCAGAAACCGGAATAAAAGATACCGTCATCTTTCTGGCATGACAGAATAACAAGCTGTCTCAAAAAGATAACCCATGATAACTACCGACCATAGGCAAAATACAAATTATCGAGAACTGTGTTTTTGTTACCTGAACAAGATAATCTCCAGATCAAAAAACACATAATATCCGATTTTCGCGACAGAATAAGGCGCTTACAATATTTCAAAAATGAAGATTTTTGTTTTTTCAAATCATAAAAATATATCAACAAAAAAAGACTTTTTATGGGATAGATAAAGCCTAATTTATTGAAATTTTAAAACAAATAATGATTTCTAAATTACCAAAGCCGCATCAAAATCACGCCCCAATTTTTGAAACTGCCCTCAAATTCCTTTTCATCTGCATCAATCTTGTCTTTTTTCTGATTGCCCAAAAAGGCTTTTAAATCAGGCGATAACGGCCTTTTTGGGTTCTTTTCAATAAATCGAAGAAAACGATAACTGTAAAAAAAAGTTTGATAATGAAACGGATTATCATTAGCAATTTCGTCATTATGAAAAGATCGACTCAATATAGAGAAAGAAATGATACTTTGTATCATAAGCATAGCAAAAACAATAATGACGGATTCTTTTGAATGCTCCAGTCAATATCGCTTCTCATTTCTTGAAAGGCAAAAAGAAATCAAAGGCCAATCAGCCTTTTTATTTAAACGATACTAAATAATAAAGATTATCTTTTTTATTATTTCTTGATCAAATAGAAGGAAAATAAATATGATGCTCATTGACAGGGATAATGCTCAAAAGCACATCGCCTTCTTGAAAACAGATTTATTTTCAAATTCTATTTCCGAAAAGAGAAAAAAGATAATATGTACAGCTTGTTCTATGAATCATGCAAAAACTGATTGTCTCAAGACCTGTTTGCTTATGGCAAGCAGCTTATTTCTTCTTCCCTGCGCCACGGCTGCGACAGCCTCTTCTTACGACCAACCCGATACCCAAATACAAAGAGACAGCGCCAAATTAGGCAATTCAACACCCGCGGTCAGCCAAATCGACCCCGCCGCAGCCCGAGATTCAAAAACCGCAATCCCCTCACCTACCGCCGATAACAAAGATACGCTCGACACCAGCGGCAACCTCCTCGGTGATATGGGCGGGCTTCGGACATGGCTCTATAAATACGGCATTACATTTGATCTCGAAGAATATGACGAATTATGGGGTAATGTTTCCGGTGGTACCGGCGGCAAGCCCGCTTATGAAGGGGTCACCGCTCCGACTATTCGGGTTGATCTTGAAAAACTGATTGGCCTCAAAGGCGGCCTTTTCAATGTCAGCGCACTGCAAACCCGTGGGCGCTCGATCAGTCAGGAACAACTTTCCGTCTATAACCCTGTCAGCGGCTTTGAAGCAGACCGCTCCACCCGCTTATTTGAATTATGGTATCAACAAAGTTTCTTCCATGACAAATTAGACATCAAAATCGGGCAGCAAGATCTCTATACAGAATTTTTAATCAGCGATTACGGCGCGCTCTATTTGAACGCTAATTTCGGTTGGCCAATGGCACCTTCCGTCAATCTCTATGGTGGCGGGCCCGCATGGCCGTTGGCTTCTCCCGCCATCCGCTTCCGCTATCGCCCGACCAACCAGCTTACCGTTCTCTTTGCGGCTGCCGATGACAATCCTTCCGGCCACAGCTTTTACAACAGCGCAGATCCCACCAATCAAAGCGTCCATAAAGACGGTGCCAATTTCAATATGGGCGGCGGCGCGCTTTTGATTGCGGAATTACAATATGCCATCAATCCGCAACCGGATGATATGTCCACGGTTACCGAAAATCCGGGCTTACCGGGTATCTATCGCTTGGGCGGATTTTATGACACTGGACGTTTTCCCGACCAACGTTACGATACCAATGGTAATTTGCTCGCTTCACCAGACAGCAACGGCAATGCCCGAATGCATCGTGGCAACTGGATGATTTACGGTATTGTCGATCAAATGATCTGGCGGCCTTCTTTGGGGTCTCCAACCTCTCTTGGGGTCTTTGTTCGCCCGACTTTTAATATGGGCGACCGCAATATGGTTTCTTTTGCGATTGATGCTGGTCTCAATCTCAAAGCACCCTTTAAAGGACGCAATAATGACACCGTTGGACTGGCATGGGGTATGGGACGAACCAGTTCAGGCCAGCGTGCTTATGACCGCGATCTCCGTTATTTCAATGGGGGACGCTATCAACCGATCAGCGGCAATGAACATCATATAGAGCTGACTTATCAGGCACAAATCACGCCTTGGATGGTGCTACAACCTGATCTGCAATATATCATCAACCCATCGGGGGGCGTGCTTAATACGAATACCTATAAAAAGGTCGGCAACGAAGTTGTCTTCGGCCTACACAGCAATATCAGCTTCTAAAAAGTACCCTTTTCAATCTGGTGCTTCTCACCTTTTCAGCACCGGATTGGAAAGAAAACCAAAAATCACGCCCCCATAAAAGCGGTATCCTATCCAAAAAAAACCAAGATATTTTGCCTTTTTCCAAGAGACATTGGCACATTCAAATATTTACCGCCAAAGAAAGAATATGATAGACTTAGAAAATCGCTACCCTTTTTAATAGGGCAGGCTTTTTTCAAGCAAAGACTAAAAATAGTCCTGCTTTTTCAGCTTAGGATGCCTCATGAAACAGCGCCCGTTAGGAAAGACCGGATTCCAGATTGCCCCGATTATTTTTGGCGGCAATGTTTTCGGCTGGACAGTCGATGAAAAACGTAGCTTTGCGCTGTTGGATGCGTGGATTGATGCCGGTTTTAATGCCATTGATACCGCTGATATGTATTCGGCTTGGGTCGATGGGAATAAAGGCGGGGAATCCGAAAGCATCATCGGCCATTGGTTACAAGCCCATCCTTCCAAACGGGACAAGGTTCTTATTTTCACCAAGGTTGGCGGCGATTTCCGCGATGAAAAACGAAAAGGTCTCAAAGCGGGCTATATCCGCCTCGCCGTCGAGGCCTCGTTGCAAAGACTGTCAATCGAAGCCATTGACCTTTACCAGTCGCATTTTCCTGACGAAACCGTTGATGATGAAGAAACGCTCAGCGTTTACCAAGACCTCATCAAGGAAGGCAAAATCAGGGCAATCGGGGCTTCAAATTATACCGCCCCCCAGCTTGATCGCGCCTTGAAAATTGCCGCAGAGAAAAACCTTCCAGCTTATCAAACGCTGCAACCTGAATATAATCTTTATGACCGCTTCGGCTATGAAGGTGCCGTTGCCGATCTCTGCCTTGACCATACAATCGGGGTAATCCCTTATTACAGTCTGGCTTCCGGCTTTTTATCAGGGAAATACCGTTCCGAAGCCGATCTCGGCCAAAGCCAACGCGGTGCAGGCATCAAAAAATATCTAAACCCTCGCGGAATGCGCATCTTGGCCGCGCTGGATGAGGTCTCAAAAGGACAAAATGCCAAACCGGCAGAAATTGCCTTGGCATGGTTATTAACACGCCCTGCCATCACTGCCCCGATCGCCAGCGCGACCAGCATCGAACAAATGGCTAGCTTGAAAAAAGCCACTGAAATAAATCTGACACCCGATGAGGTTATACTGTTGAATGAGGCCAGTGCCGTTTTACCAACGGATTAACGAAAACTACTTTTCTTCTGATACAGATTTTTTAATGGGGCGTTGTTCAGTCGAAAGTTTTTAACCGGCCTTGCGATCGAAAATAGACATTTTCTCATAGCATAAAAACAAGGGGCATCATCGGGATGGATAAGCTGTGAAATATTGGGCGATACTAGGCAGCCTCCTATGCGTTTCTTTGGGGAGCAATGCGCTCGCGGCGAAACATGAACCTCGTTATATGCTGGAAAAGGTGGTTGAACTAAGCCGCCATGGTGTCCGTCCCCCGACAGAAAAAGAGGCCGAAGAAATTGCCAGCGGCACAAATCGAAATTGGCCGGAATGGGTAACGCCTCTTGGGGAATTGACCGGTCACGGCTATGCCGCATCCCTTCTCAAAGCGCGGTATGAAGGGGAATATTACCGGAAAACCGGCCTGTTAAAATCCGGCTGTGGCCTTTCGAAAGATGTCTATATCTGGAGCAGTCCAGTCGAACGCTCAAAAGCCACCGCCTTAGCCTATGTGGATGGGATGTTTCCGGCTTGTAATATCCCTATCCATTATAGCGATATGGATTCAGACTATCTTTTCCATTTTAATAAATTGGTGCCGCCTAATAGCGCCCCCGATCAAGCCAAAGCTGAAATAGAACAAATTTTGGGAAGCAATCTCGCCACAGCACGGCAAAGAATGCAGCCTGAGATAGCACGGCTTCGGGCAGCCGTCTGTATCGCCGGAAAAAGCTGCCCGATATTCGATACCCCTTGGCAAATAAAAACCAAGGATAAAGGCGGTATATCCGTTACCGGTCTCGAAAGCTTGGCCAGTATAGGGCAGGTGCTGTTACTCGAATATAGCGAAAACAAACCCCTTTCCGAGGTTGCTTTTGGAAAAGCCCCCGACGCCGCGACAATCGGCGCTTTGTTATCGCTACAGACGCTCCGCTATGATGTCGGAAATGATCGCCTTTCGGCTGCCAGACAAGGTGGATCAGTTTTATTAAATCAAATCCGCATGGCACTGGAATTGGGAACAGGCAGCGCGTCAAGCACGGGCAGACAAGCCATTGCAGGGCCTCCAGATGTCGCTTATTTGCTCTATGTTGCCCATGATACCAATATCGCCTTTATCAGACGCTTATTATCTTTCACATGGCAAGTCGGCGAATATCCTCGCGGCAATATCCCACCCAGCAGTAGCCTCGTTTTTGAAAGATGGCAGGACCGCGTAACGAAAAAACGCTTTATCCGGCTTTATTTTCAAACTCAGACGCTCGACCAAACGCGATCACTCACGCCGCTCGATCAACGTCATCCTCTGCTGACAGCCGAATTTAAAAAACCGGATTGTCAAAAGACCAAGGTCGGGACGCTTTGTCCTTTCGATGGCATGATTGCTCAAATGAACCAAGCGATTGATTATTCGACTGTTGCTATCGCTGCCCATCCGGTAAAGTAACGCCCCTTTTTGAATTTTCATTCGGGGTGTCAAAAAATATTATGAGAATAGAATTTACTTTTCCTTGCTTTGGCTCTTTACGGACAGTGGCCACCGATAATGCCCAATTCGGGGATGCCGTTATTTTCTTTGGCTGGTTCATCACTGAAACGGCCATGAATATCGCGGTAGAAGGCTACAAAGTTAAAATGGACGAAGTCATCCGTTTGGTTGTGATCGACGACGAAGGTAATGACATCACAACCCAAGTTGCCGATTTCTATGCCAAAGCCTCTGCCGATATTCAGGAAGAACATAGCCACGCTTCCTGAATATCCTTTGCAAGTCGGATATTTAAACTTCTGTTCAAAGGCCTGTTTTCATCCCACGGCTTTATCGGCTTTTATCAAACGAACGATATTTTCGGTGGTGCGCTCGACATTGGCCGCCGCCGATAACAAGGCCTGATCCAACGGTATCGCAGCCGGTAAAATCCCGAAAATCGCATCGATACCTTTTTGATACAAACTATCTATCTGCTCTCCGATATAGCCGCCCAAAGCAATAACCACTGTTTCAGGATTGGCTTTCTTAGCGGCTTTGGCTACCCCCATCGGCGTTTTTCCATATTGGGTCTGAAAATCGATACCGCCCTCGCCTGTTAGGACATAATCGGCATCTTTGCTTTTCTCCATCAACCCCGTGATACGGATAACCAGTTCAATACCTTTTTCTATTGTCGCATCGGTAAAAGCCAACAACCCACCACTTAATCCACCGGCAGCCCCCGCCCCCGCTTTTTCGGCAATCTCTTTACCCAAACTAGCCTTTATCAAATCGGCATAATGCCGCAAATTATCATCCAGCTGTCGAACCATGTCAGGATTGGCTCCTTTTTGGGGCGCGAAAACAGCACTGGCACCAATTTCCCCCACCAAAGGATTGGTTACATCGGAAGCAATAATAATTTCGGTGTCTGCTATGCGGGGATCAAGGCCAGAAATGTCGATCTCGGCCAAGGTGGATAAGCCACCGCCGCCTCGCGTAATCGGCCATCCTTTTTTATCAAGAAAGCGGACGCCCAAGGCTTCAGCCATACCGGCACCGCCATCATTGGTCGCACTGCCCCCCATGCCCATAATGATTTTTCTGATGCCACGGTCCAAAGCGGATTTCAGCAACTGGCCGGTGCCATAAGTAGTCGTGATTAGCGGGTTTTTGCTCTTCTCATCCACAAATTGAAGACCGCTCGCCGCAGCCATTTCGATGATAGCTGTCTTGCCATCGCCCAAAATACCATAATCAGCCATCACCGGCTGCATCAGGGGATTCATCACCCTTTCGCTTATTCGCTGGCCTTGGGTAGCATCAATCAAAGATTGTACCGTGCCTTCGCCCCCATCCGCCATAGGGAGAATGACCGTTTCGGCCTCGGGCAGAATCTTCTGGATAGCCCTTTCCATAGCAAGAGCTGCCTCTTTCGCGGTCAAGCTACCCTTAAAAGAATCCGGTGCCAGCAAGAATTTCATCTTCACGCTTTCTGTTTTTGTCACAATTTACCAGATTTAAAACCGGAGGCCTTGCCCAAAATCCTACCCATCCTAAATTATTCACGGTAATTTTTATCCGATCATGGATAGGATTGGCCTCAATATCATTATAAAAAATAGGATAAGCCAAGGCCTGATCGTCAAAGGACAAACAAATGATCGACTATAAAAATGCCGATAAAGCGACATTAAAGGCAGAATATAAACGCCTTTCTCGGGAAACCCACAATCTACCTTTCTTTACCAGAAAAGAATTCTACGCCCTTCCCGAAATACTGGGTGATGAAGAAATCCCTGTCGCCATTACTTCAGGCATGATGAATGATCATACATGGCTGATCGTGTTGACCAATCGCCGTATTTTATTCCTTGATAAAGGGATGCTGTTCGGGGGCAAACAGGTCATTATCAGCTTGGCCGATATTACGGCTATCCAAGGCTCTACCGGTCTGATTTATGGTGAAATCACGATCAGTACCGCCGGACAAAAGCACGAAATCAGCCATATTTATAAAAAGGCTGTTAATAGCTTTATCCAAATGACGGATAAAGAACGGGATCAATATCGCTCCGATCCGATCCAGAAAATCAAACCCTTCCATCAGAATACCTCGGATAAAGTTACCCAATTGGAAAAACTAGCCGCCCTTAAAAATCAGGGCATCCTGACAGAAGAAGAATTTGAAAAAGAAAAAAGGCGTATTTTGGCCTTATAAAAGACGAAAATATTTCTTACATTGCCCCCATCTCAAAGACAGTCCGCCTTTCAAAATAGATATCACAAAATCGGGAAACAGAATTATGTGCGGTATTATCGGTATTATCGGACGCGAAGACCTTTCAGAACGCCTTTTCCAAGGATTAAGACGGCTGGAATATCGCGGTTATGATTCTGCCGGTATGTGTACGATCCATGATGGCAAACTCGATCGCCGCCGTGCCGAGGGAAAACTCGACAATCTCGGTCGGGTGCTGGCTAATGATCCACTTCCTGGTAAAATCGGCATTGCTCATACGCGTTGGGCAACTCATGGCGCACCAACGGTTGCCAATGCCCATCCCCATATTGCGGGTGATGTCGCGGTGGTTCACAATGGCATCATTGAAAATTTCAAAACACTGCGTGACGAATTACTGGAACGCGGCCATCATTTTGAAAGCGAAACTGATACCGAGGTTGTCGCCCATCTTCTTGATGAACAGATGCAGGCCGGCAAAGACCCGCGTCATGCTGTTTCCAAGGTTCTAAAAAAATTGCGGGGTGCTTTTGCACTCGCCATCCTTTTTAAAAATTATCCCGATCTCTTGATTGGTGCCAGACTGGGTTCACCCTTGGTCGTTGGCTATGGCGATGGCGAAAATTATCTTGGATCGGATGCCTTGGCTTTGGCACCGCTGACCCAGAAAATCAGCTATCTCGAAGAAGGCGATTGGGTCGTTCTTACGCGTGAAGGTATCGAAGTCCACGATATCGAAGACAGAATTGTCGAAAGACCGGTGGTGCTATCCGGTGCCAGTGGCCTGATGGTTGAAAAAGGCAATTACCGCCATTTCATGCAGAAAGAAATCTTTGAACAGCCAGTAGTCGTTGCTCAAACTTTACAAAGCTATCTTCGTCCGGTTGAAGGACAGGTCGCGTTGCCAGACCCCGATTTTGATCTCTCCCAAATCAAAAGAGTGACGATCGTAGCCTGCGGCACCAGCTATTATGCCGGTATGGTTGCCCGCTATTGGATCGAGCGTTTTGCGCGTGTGCCAGTCGAAATCGAGGCCGCATCAGAATATCGCTATCGTGAACCCGTGATGGAAGAAGGCGGTCTATCACTCTTTATCAGCCAATCGGGCGAAACCGCCGATACCTTGGCTGCACTTCGCCATGCTAGGGCAGGGGGACAGAAAATTGCCGTCGTTGTCAATGTCCCAACCAGCAGCATGGCACGCGAAGCTGATTTACTTCTCCCGACCCATGCTGGCCCTGAAATCGGGGTGGCCTCGACCAAGGCCTTTACGTGCCAACTCGCTGTCTTGGCCGCATTTGCTACTCATATCGCAAGGGTCAAAGGACAGCTCACACAACAAGAAGAACAGGACATCGTCCGCCATCTCGCAGAAGCCCCTGCGGCACTCAATGCAGCTCTGGCTTTCAATGACACAATCGAAAATGTTGCAACAGCCATCGCCCCCGCGCGGGATGTCCTTTATATTGGACGGGGGCCCGATTATCCCTTGGCGATGGAAGGCGCGCTCAAATTAAAAGAGATCAGCTATATCCATGCCGAAGGTTACGCGGCGGGTGAAATGAAGCACGGGCCTATCGCGCTTATTGATGACAAGGTGCCGATTATCGTTCTGGCTCCATCAGGGCCTCTTTTTGAAAAAACCGTTTCTAATATGCAGGAAATGCAAGCAAGAGGCGGCAAGGTTATTCTGATTTCTGATGAGAAAGGTATTCAGGAAGCCGGAGATAACTGCCTTGCAACTTTGACGATGCCCAAGGTGCATCCTCTCATTGCCCCGATCGTCTATGCTATTCCGGTGCAATTACTGGCCTATCATGTCGCCGTTATCAAAGGCACCGATGTCGATCAGCCCCGAAATTTGGCCAAAAGTGTTACGGTCGAATAGTAAATTTATACCGACTGATAGTAAAACTATATTTTTCTTAACAGCGGCTTTCCCTAATTTGGTTGTGACGGAAACACTCCTTTTCAAAGGGGTGTTTCTTTGCAATCGGGGGCAAAGGCAAATCTAGGCGAGAATTCTCCCGCTTCTGTCTTCCCGATTGTCCGATAACGATACAAAACGGGAATGCCTATGTCCGCCCTTCATGCTTTACAGCCGCTCTATTCACTTTCTGGCTTGGTGATCGGTTTTCTGGTGGGCATGACGGGTGTCGGCGGCGGTTCCTTGATGACACCGCTCCTTATCTTGCTCTTCGGTGTTCACCCCCAAACGGCTGTCGGAACGGATCTTCTCTATGCCTCGGCCACCAAATTTGTCGGAACGGGGATTCACGGTTTCAAAGGTTCGGTCGATTGGAAGGTCGTAACCCGCTTATGCGCAGGTAGTATTCCGGCCTCTATCCTCAGCTTGGTTTTCCTGCATTATCTCGGAATGCCGTCGTCAACGACTTCTCGCATTATCTCTGTCACCTTGGGCATTGCCCTATTACTGACCGCTCCCAGCGTTCTTTTCCGTGAAAAGATCAGAGCATGGGCAAGCCGCCGCAGCAAACCTTTGGGTGAAAAAAGCACCGCTTTTCTGACGGTTTTTCTTGGTTTTCTGCTCGGTGTCTTGGTGTCGCTGTCCTCGGTCGGTGCGGGCGCGATCGGTGTCACGGTGCTGATTATGCTCTATCCGACTTTACCAACCGCTAAAATTGTTGGTTCCGATATTGCCCATGCTGTGCCGTTAACCCTTATCGCCGGATCAGGTCACTGGCTGATGGGTGCCATCAATATTCCGATGCTGATTTCTTTATTGGTCGGCTCGATACCGGGTATCATCTTGGGCAGCCTGTTTATCGGTAAAGTCAACGAAACCGTGCAACGCTCGGTCTTGGCGACCATTCTTCTGGTTGTCGGCTTGCGCCTCGTCTGATTGAAATCTGATTTATTCTAAATCCAAAAACCGGATAGCCCAAGCTGTCCGGTTTTTCTGTATCAAGCCCCCGCTTTAAATTCTTTCTCCTGCCCTTTCTCCAGCATCCCCCAAATAATCCCAAGCCAAGCACTTTTTATGAAGGCGCAACCACTTTCTCATCGGACAGATTCAACAATATTTTTTTGAGAAGCCCTGCCAAGATTTGACGTTGTTCCGGCTCCAGCCCGTCCAAGACCCCATTTTGAACCTCGGTATGTGTTTTTACGGCTTGTTCAATCAAAGCCTCAATCTACTATTGCTTTTAATTAGAAACCGCGTCTTCTTTGGCCTTCGGTGAAGCCGCATCTTTCTTGGCGTCTTCAGCGGCCTGATAGAGCATCGCCATGCCTTGGGCATGATCGTCCAGCCTGTCGTCTATCTCGGCAAAGGCTTTATCAAAGGCCTTACGATGCCAATAAACGGCCTGTTCTTTGTTTTTCTCAACCCCGATCCCTTTTTCATAAAGGGTTGATAATTTAATCTCGGCGGGTTTGTAATGATGGCGTGCCGATCTTTCATACCATGAAAAGGCTTGCTTAAAATCCTGCGGGACAACCTGCCCCTTGGAATACATATCGCCCAATTTCATTTCAGCATCATAGGCTTGGGTATGATAAAAATCAGCCGTTGCCTTCCGATACCAAACCAGAGCCTGTTTGAAATCCTGCGGCACTGCCAAGCCACTATAATAGATATTCCCGATAGCATTTTCGGCGCGACTGTCATTTTGGGCAGCCGCTTTCTGATACCATGCCAAGGCTTTCGGATAATTCCGGTCTATTTTCTGGCCTTCAAAATAAAGGTCACCCATCACAGTTGCTGGATTATCAAA
Encoded here:
- the glmS gene encoding glutamine--fructose-6-phosphate transaminase (isomerizing), coding for MCGIIGIIGREDLSERLFQGLRRLEYRGYDSAGMCTIHDGKLDRRRAEGKLDNLGRVLANDPLPGKIGIAHTRWATHGAPTVANAHPHIAGDVAVVHNGIIENFKTLRDELLERGHHFESETDTEVVAHLLDEQMQAGKDPRHAVSKVLKKLRGAFALAILFKNYPDLLIGARLGSPLVVGYGDGENYLGSDALALAPLTQKISYLEEGDWVVLTREGIEVHDIEDRIVERPVVLSGASGLMVEKGNYRHFMQKEIFEQPVVVAQTLQSYLRPVEGQVALPDPDFDLSQIKRVTIVACGTSYYAGMVARYWIERFARVPVEIEAASEYRYREPVMEEGGLSLFISQSGETADTLAALRHARAGGQKIAVVVNVPTSSMAREADLLLPTHAGPEIGVASTKAFTCQLAVLAAFATHIARVKGQLTQQEEQDIVRHLAEAPAALNAALAFNDTIENVATAIAPARDVLYIGRGPDYPLAMEGALKLKEISYIHAEGYAAGEMKHGPIALIDDKVPIIVLAPSGPLFEKTVSNMQEMQARGGKVILISDEKGIQEAGDNCLATLTMPKVHPLIAPIVYAIPVQLLAYHVAVIKGTDVDQPRNLAKSVTVE
- a CDS encoding sulfite exporter TauE/SafE family protein, whose product is MSALHALQPLYSLSGLVIGFLVGMTGVGGGSLMTPLLILLFGVHPQTAVGTDLLYASATKFVGTGIHGFKGSVDWKVVTRLCAGSIPASILSLVFLHYLGMPSSTTSRIISVTLGIALLLTAPSVLFREKIRAWASRRSKPLGEKSTAFLTVFLGFLLGVLVSLSSVGAGAIGVTVLIMLYPTLPTAKIVGSDIAHAVPLTLIAGSGHWLMGAINIPMLISLLVGSIPGIILGSLFIGKVNETVQRSVLATILLVVGLRLV